From the Leptospira sp. WS60.C2 genome, one window contains:
- a CDS encoding sodium:solute symporter translates to MIWDLLVLVFYFIVVFYFGFHFAKNTQKEEDFYLAKKEIHWIFLLLSLVATETSSLTFLSIPSLSYKGDYRFLEIAIGYIVGRTIVALFLLPSYFSGNTISVYEYVGNRFGKSPQKTLSFVFTISRLLGDGIRLYVSSLPIAFLLERMGFAISPELLGILALSILSLVTIIYSVLGGFRAIVFTDVLQWVIYIVGGIFALGLILSQLGYETLSNHIQHLESLGKWKVFVLDYNQTGDNSYFILFAILGGVFISIGSHGTDLMLVQRVIATKSLISAKKILIGSGIVVFFQFLLFLCIGSLLYVFYEGQSITPDKVFSHFIVNEVPSPLLGILVAAILASAMSTLSSTINSLSLTWARDWEMDRWFSPRILSLFFGVLLFFASLIPYFLVETWEKGILEMGLTIFSYTLGPSIAVFFLAKGKRDLPISGLLFSLFFIVSIVFTMFVGIGFKLSFTLLVPIGALTLLFFVGLSHLFKKKLT, encoded by the coding sequence ATGATTTGGGATTTATTGGTCTTGGTGTTTTATTTTATTGTCGTTTTTTATTTTGGCTTTCACTTTGCGAAAAATACACAAAAAGAAGAAGATTTTTACTTAGCAAAAAAAGAAATACACTGGATCTTTCTTTTATTGTCTCTCGTTGCCACAGAAACATCGAGTTTAACATTTCTAAGCATCCCTTCCTTATCCTATAAGGGTGATTATCGATTTTTAGAAATTGCCATTGGATATATTGTCGGAAGGACCATCGTTGCCCTATTCCTTTTGCCTTCTTATTTTTCAGGGAATACCATTTCTGTTTATGAGTATGTGGGAAATCGATTTGGAAAATCTCCACAAAAAACTTTATCCTTTGTTTTTACCATATCGAGATTACTCGGTGATGGAATTCGTTTGTATGTCAGCTCTCTTCCAATCGCTTTTCTTTTGGAACGAATGGGATTTGCGATATCTCCAGAACTTTTAGGTATCCTTGCGCTTTCTATCCTGAGCCTTGTCACGATAATCTATTCAGTATTAGGTGGATTTCGAGCGATTGTCTTTACGGATGTATTACAATGGGTCATCTACATTGTGGGAGGGATCTTTGCTCTCGGACTCATCCTATCACAACTCGGGTATGAAACTCTTTCCAACCATATCCAACACTTAGAATCGTTAGGAAAATGGAAAGTTTTTGTCCTCGATTACAACCAAACGGGTGATAACAGTTATTTCATTTTGTTTGCGATTCTTGGTGGAGTGTTTATTTCGATAGGATCTCATGGAACTGATTTGATGCTTGTCCAAAGAGTGATTGCCACTAAAAGCTTAATCTCTGCGAAAAAGATTTTGATCGGTAGTGGGATTGTTGTTTTCTTTCAATTCTTACTCTTTTTATGCATAGGATCTCTCTTGTATGTGTTCTACGAAGGACAATCCATAACCCCAGACAAGGTATTCAGTCATTTCATTGTAAACGAAGTGCCCTCGCCTTTACTTGGAATCTTGGTGGCAGCCATCCTTGCCAGTGCTATGTCGACCTTAAGTTCCACCATCAACTCGCTCTCTCTCACATGGGCAAGAGATTGGGAAATGGACAGATGGTTTAGCCCAAGGATCTTATCTTTGTTCTTTGGAGTGCTACTCTTCTTTGCAAGCCTCATTCCTTACTTCTTGGTTGAGACCTGGGAAAAAGGGATTCTAGAAATGGGGCTTACGATCTTTTCCTACACACTGGGTCCTTCGATCGCTGTTTTCTTTTTAGCAAAGGGAAAAAGGGATCTACCCATTTCTGGACTTTTGTTTTCCCTATTTTTTATCGTAAGTATAGTTTTTACGATGTTTGTTGGGATTGGTTTCAAACTTTCGTTCACCTTACTTGTTCCCATAGGAGCCCTGACTCTACTTTTCTTCGTTGGACTTAGCCATCTTTTCAAAAAAAAATTGACGTAA
- a CDS encoding HPP family protein yields the protein MFFWIHDGRISPNPPQTQLDKVPRVYPTRQGSPTQIGEGEPGTTPTGSFLHRKPEDVYKESSEPAEKPVFFLHEMMTTPVYTKEKDETIEACLDFMLEKRIRHLPITNRLGELVGFVSDRDLLDKIKSYEKEMPVSDAMTKRVLVGTPGAEIRQVTKVLLEERIGCLPIVNDDNLPVGIITRSDLLRLLLKYPNLSLTV from the coding sequence ATGTTCTTTTGGATCCATGACGGGCGGATTTCCCCCAACCCTCCCCAAACGCAACTCGATAAAGTCCCTAGGGTGTATCCCACAAGACAAGGTTCCCCGACCCAAATTGGAGAAGGAGAGCCTGGCACCACGCCCACTGGTTCTTTTTTGCATCGAAAACCAGAGGATGTTTACAAAGAATCCTCTGAACCAGCAGAAAAGCCGGTTTTTTTCCTACATGAAATGATGACCACTCCCGTTTACACAAAGGAGAAGGATGAAACCATTGAAGCTTGTCTCGATTTTATGTTGGAAAAAAGAATCCGCCACCTACCGATTACCAATCGATTGGGAGAACTTGTGGGATTTGTGTCGGACAGAGATTTATTAGATAAAATCAAATCGTATGAAAAAGAAATGCCAGTCTCCGATGCGATGACCAAGCGAGTGTTAGTGGGAACTCCCGGAGCCGAGATTAGGCAGGTCACCAAAGTTTTGCTAGAGGAAAGAATTGGTTGTTTGCCCATCGTGAATGACGATAATTTACCAGTTGGAATCATCACTAGATCCGATTTACTTCGACTTCTTTTGAAATATCCCAATTTGAGTTTAACAGTTTAA
- a CDS encoding long-chain fatty acid--CoA ligase → MNQNYQILYQALENVAKNFPNKVSFRKRKSATEFPGISFGEMKEFVDHLTLGFIDLGVEVGDRIGFFCDASVNWLRTDLSILTAGAVVVPRGTDIVREEILYILNHSEAKYLVVQKPKDKKRIDDLLGELSFLKHIFVLENEQGELLTGPNSILSLVEKGKELWKSNGKQIFETRIKQIDPDALATLIYTSGTTGNPKGVMLSQKGWITAIQNTIARLDMNSNDNAVSLLPPWHAFERAIEYAGIFLGLDFLISNMTSLKDDLRDFRPTIFPSVPRIWESVFNGIMAKVAKEGGFKEKLFHFFLGVGATWAKYYAKFMGFEFEIQKPNFLVSFAKRSYAFLILILLFPLKLLSVKIFSTIHKALGGRIRICISAGSALPSVVDGFLSAIGLKVLEGYGMTETSAVVSIRSNSKPTKGTVGIPIDGYSIRLKDETGKILTKTGEKGTLWIKSKQILKGYYKRPELNQVVFDADGFFDTGDLMMISHRNELVFAGRSKDTIALIGGENVEPIPIEDKLLTSPYIDQVMVVGHDKKTLAALIVPNFEAVEAKIPGISKDKASEWNTDAKVRELFRSEISKIISKENGFKSFEMIPANNFYVVPRPFDPDVEMTRTLKMKRNIISDVFSKQIEGIYQ, encoded by the coding sequence ATGAACCAGAACTACCAAATCCTCTACCAAGCATTGGAGAACGTCGCTAAAAATTTCCCAAACAAAGTTTCGTTTCGGAAACGGAAGTCGGCTACAGAGTTTCCTGGGATCAGTTTTGGAGAAATGAAGGAGTTTGTCGACCACTTGACTCTGGGATTCATCGATCTCGGAGTGGAAGTCGGTGACAGAATTGGTTTTTTTTGCGACGCTTCTGTGAATTGGCTTCGGACGGATCTTTCCATCTTGACGGCAGGTGCAGTTGTTGTACCGAGAGGCACTGACATTGTCCGAGAAGAAATTTTATACATCTTAAACCATTCGGAAGCGAAGTATCTTGTCGTTCAAAAACCAAAAGATAAAAAAAGAATTGATGATCTGTTAGGTGAACTTAGCTTTCTAAAACACATTTTTGTTTTGGAAAACGAACAAGGTGAACTTTTAACGGGACCAAATTCCATTCTTTCTTTGGTAGAAAAAGGAAAGGAACTTTGGAAATCCAATGGTAAACAGATCTTTGAAACGAGAATCAAACAAATTGATCCAGATGCACTTGCAACTCTCATTTATACATCTGGAACCACTGGGAATCCGAAAGGAGTAATGTTATCTCAGAAAGGTTGGATCACAGCGATTCAAAATACAATTGCACGATTGGATATGAATTCAAATGACAATGCCGTGAGTTTACTTCCTCCTTGGCATGCCTTTGAAAGAGCCATTGAGTATGCAGGAATCTTCCTTGGTCTCGACTTTTTAATTTCGAATATGACTAGTCTGAAAGATGACCTTCGTGACTTTCGACCTACGATATTCCCTTCTGTTCCAAGGATTTGGGAATCTGTATTCAACGGGATCATGGCAAAGGTGGCAAAAGAAGGTGGATTCAAAGAAAAATTATTTCATTTCTTTTTAGGTGTTGGTGCGACTTGGGCAAAATACTATGCGAAGTTTATGGGGTTTGAATTTGAAATCCAAAAACCAAACTTTTTGGTTTCGTTTGCCAAACGTTCTTATGCATTTCTAATTTTAATACTTCTCTTTCCTTTAAAATTATTAAGTGTTAAAATCTTTTCAACCATCCATAAGGCGTTAGGTGGAAGAATTCGAATTTGTATTTCTGCTGGTTCCGCATTGCCGAGTGTGGTTGATGGATTTTTATCTGCGATTGGACTAAAAGTATTAGAAGGATACGGAATGACTGAAACATCAGCTGTTGTATCCATTCGTTCCAATTCCAAACCAACCAAAGGAACCGTTGGGATTCCCATCGATGGTTATTCCATTCGCTTAAAAGACGAAACTGGAAAAATTCTCACAAAAACAGGTGAGAAAGGAACACTTTGGATAAAATCCAAACAAATTTTGAAGGGTTACTACAAAAGACCAGAGCTCAACCAAGTTGTTTTTGATGCAGATGGATTTTTTGATACGGGCGATTTGATGATGATTTCTCACAGAAATGAACTGGTGTTTGCCGGTCGCTCTAAAGATACCATTGCACTCATCGGTGGTGAAAACGTAGAACCTATCCCAATTGAGGACAAACTGTTAACATCGCCATACATTGACCAAGTAATGGTTGTTGGACATGACAAAAAAACATTAGCGGCGCTGATTGTTCCCAATTTTGAAGCTGTGGAAGCGAAAATTCCAGGGATATCCAAAGATAAGGCTTCCGAATGGAATACCGATGCAAAGGTGAGGGAGCTGTTTCGTTCTGAAATTTCCAAAATCATCTCCAAAGAAAATGGTTTTAAATCCTTCGAAATGATTCCAGCTAACAATTTCTATGTGGTGCCAAGACCATTTGATCCAGATGTAGAAATGACAAGAACTCTTAAAATGAAAAGAAACATCATCTCTGATGTTTTCTCAAAACAAATTGAAGGAATTTACCAATGA